In one Ischnura elegans chromosome 13, ioIscEleg1.1, whole genome shotgun sequence genomic region, the following are encoded:
- the LOC124170404 gene encoding uncharacterized protein LOC124170404: MFARYEEERLRFIRYSQMRSSSATATRIAPLDELIDVGRQEQGQVRRDIEGDETVQGEGGVRPGKVYLPSTFTGGPRYMKVHYENAMALVSRLGAPTYFLTFTYSAHWEENSKACPHGSKRSDPSTACRIFSIKLGELIRDLRSGAFFGRPAYFVYVIEMQMRGLPHAHIVFKVHGGEPVQAAEIDEVIRADIPSDYEAGGRLRKLVLQHMIHGPCGTDYRTDFPCWDDAKGCCGKFYPKPSCETTHVDERGFVQYRRNYSNRGIITTRRREITVHDGWVVPYNAALMLKYEAHINLELASTRRVVKYLFKYLMKGGSLQNVTVTPIGLQENEVEQYATKRMIGASDACWRLLEFPISKLEPTVECLPVHLEGKQQVIYRPRESNLTEIASSASSKLMIYFDRPRDPIFDDLTYQSFYETCIVHSRSPRTDVFFEHPDGVHYVTARKRGEKVCRLLWISPNRGEQYYLRILLMTTPCRGYADLLSRGVGHCRTFQEVARTLGLIEDEEEFSDAMKEASAFMLANALRSFFVLLCNVGAPAAILWEKFKDALSEDHLDRHPENPEVAYRLTLLAIDRSLRRQGSCLTDHGLPHVDDDTTELSREQVRYGREQLRSFVEEWEPRLSEDQKRAFSHVKTLIQDEIRGDRILFLDGPGGYGKTALISVILAYARGHGFVALAVASSGIAASNMEGGTTAHSMFRLPLDLGDGTGYWNVSNGSQRAQLVREAKIIIFDEAPMAHHFLFQIIDRSLRDLMDNDLPFGGKIFVCSGDFRQIPPVVEKARTPADVARVSLRSSPMWRIFKVFSLTTPQRTSNCKDYSDFLLQVGNGTIDSIPFGEGRLQETLIPLRGLRAVTSCGNLSTRSFHPAF, translated from the coding sequence ATGTTCGCCCGGTACGAAGAAGAGCGGCTACGTTTCATCCGCTATTCCCAGATGCGATCCTCCTCCGCAACCGCCACGCGGATCGCACCTCTGGACGAACTGATAGACGTAGGAAGACAGGAACAAGGACAGGTTCGACGAGATATCGAGGGTGACGAAACAGTTCAAGGAGAAGGTGGCGTGCGTCCGGGGAAAGTTTACCTTCCGAGCACGTTCACCGGAGGACCCCGGTACATGAAGGTCCACTACGAGAACGCCATGGCTCTAGTATCGCGGTTGGGAGCGCCGACGTACTTTCTCACGTTTACCTATAGCGCTCACTGGGAGGAAAATAGTAAGGCGTGCCCCCACGGAAGCAAGCGCAGTGATCCTTCCACAGCCTGCAGGATATTTAGCATAAAGCTCGGGGAATTGATAAGGGACTTGCGTAGCGGAGCATTTTTTGGGCGCCCCGCCTACTTCGTCTACGTCATCGAAATGCAAATGCGGGGATTGCCTCACGCGCACATAGTTTTCAAGGTACACGGAGGGGAACCGGTACAAGCGGCAGAAATCGACGAGGTAATTCGCGCAGACATTCCATCCGACTACGAGGCCGGTGGACGACTTAGGAAATTAGTATTGCAACACATGATCCACGGCCCGTGCGGTACCGACTACCGCACCGACTTTCCATGTTGGGATGACGCGAAAGGTTGTTGCGGTAAATTCTATCCCAAACCGTCTTGCGAAACAACCCACGTGGACGAAAGAGGTTTCGTTCAGTATAGGCGCAATTATTCGAATCGGGGGATTATCACCACGCGACGCAGGGAAATTACAGTGCACGACGGATGGGTGGTCCCGTACAACGCCGCGTTGATGTTGAAGTACGAGGCGCACATAAACTTAGAACTTGCATCCACTCGCCGCGtagttaaatatttgtttaaatacctAATGAAGGGTGGCTCACTGCAAAACGTCACCGTGACCCCGATAGGATTGCAAGAGAACGAGGTCGAGCAGTATGCCACAAAGCGCATGATAGGCGCCAGCGACGCCTGCTGGCGTTTGCTTGAGTTCCCCATTTCTAAATTGGAGCCCACCGTGGAATGCCTTCCCGTCCACTTGGAAGGGAAACAACAAGTCATATACAGGCCTCGCGAGAGTAATTTGACAGAAATCGCGTCTTCCGCCTCTTCCAAATTAATGATTTACTTCGACCGTCCGCGAGACCCCATTTTTGACGACTTGACGTACCAGAGTTTTTACGAGACGTGCATAGTCCACTCCCGTTCTCCGCGTACTGACGTCTTTTTCGAGCACCCGGACGGCGTGCATTACGTTACCGCTCGCAAGCGCGGGGAAAAAGTCTGTAGGTTGCTTTGGATTTCACCTAACCGAGGCGAACAGTATTACTTAAGGATCCTTCTCATGACCACTCCTTGCCGTGGTTACGCCGACCTTTTGTCCCGCGGGGTAGGTCATTGCCGCACGTTTCAGGAAGTCGCGCGTACTTTAGGCTTGATCGAGGACGAGGAGGAATTCAGCGATGCCATGAAAGAGGCCTCGGCGTTCATGCTTGCAAATGCATTGCGGTCATTCTTCGTTCTTCTCTGCAATGTAGGCGCACCAGCGGCCATCCTTTGGGAGAAATTTAAGGATGCCCTGAGTGAGGATCATTTAGACCGGCATCCCGAAAACCCCGAGGTAGCGTACCGATTAACTCTTTTAGCTATCGATAGGAGCCTCAGGCGTCAGGGTTCTTGTCTCACCGATCACGGGCTTCCGCACGTCGACGACGACACTACCGAATTGAGTAGAGAGCAGGTTCGTTACGGAAGGGAACAGTTGAGGTCTTTCGTGGAGGAGTGGGAGCCAAGGCTTTCCGAGGACCAGAAACGTGCTTTCTCCCACGTCAAAACCCTCATCCAGGATGAAATAAGAGGGGATAGAATATTGTTCCTCGACGGGCCGGGCGGCTATGGAAAAACCGCACTCATCAGCGTCATTCTAGCGTACGCGCGCGGACACGGATTTGTTGCTTTGGCAGTTGCCAGCTCGGGGATCGCGGCGTCCAACATGGAAGGAGGGACTACGGCCCACAGCATGTTCCGCCTCCCCCTCGATTTAGGGGACGGAACTGGATATTGGAACGTGAGCAACGGTTCGCAGCGGGCTCAACTCGTGAGAGAAGCAAAAATCATTATCTTCGACGAGGCACCGATGGCTCatcactttttgtttcaaattatagATAGGTCACTTAGGGATCTTATGGATAATGATTTGCCGTTCGGAGGAAAGATATTCGTCTGTTCCGGTGACTTTAGGCAAATCCCACCCGTCGTGGAAAAAGCGCGCACCCCCGCAGATGTAGCGCGTGTTTCCCTGCGGTCGTCACCGATGTGGAGGATCTTCAAGGTATTTTCCTTGACAACGCCACAACGAACGAGTAACTGCAAGGATTACTCCGACTTCCTCCTCCAGGTTGGCAACGGCACCATCGACTCCATCCCCTTCGGCGAGGGACGGCTACAAGAGACGCTGATACCACTTCGAGGACTAAGGGCTGTGACATCCTGCGGCAACTTATCGACGAGGTCTTTCCACCCTGCGTTCTGA